GTCGGCACCATCGGCGGCACGCTGATCGGCGCGCTGATTATCGCGGTACTCACCAACGGCCTGGTGCTGCTGGGGGTCTCGGATATCTGGCAGTACATCATCAAAGGCATTGTGATCATCGGCGCGGTGGCGCTGGATCGTTATCGCCAATCCGGCGCACGCACCTGATTTCACTCCCATAACAATCACAAGAGAGACCCGCATGAACTTCAAACGCCTGTTTCCCGTTATTGCCTTGGCTGCCGTGATGTCCAACGTTGTCGAAGCCCGAGAGCTCAAGGCCCTCGGCATCAGCATGGGCTCGCTCGGCAACCCGTATTTCGTGACCCTGGCCGACGGCGCCACGGCGCGGGCCAAGGAACTGAACCCCAACGTCAAGGTGACCTCGGTGTCGGCCGACTATGACCTGAGCAAGCAGTTTTCGCAGATTGATAACTTCATCTCGTCCAAGGTCGACCTGATCCTGCTCAACGCTGTAGACCCGTCCGCCATGGCCTCGGCGATCAAGAAAGCCCGCGATGCCGGGATCGTCGTGGTGGCGGTGGATGTGGACGCCAAGGGCGTGAACGCCACCGTGCAAACCGACAACGTCGAAGCCGGCAAGCTGGCCTGCCAGTTCCTGGTGGACAAGCTCGCGGGCAAAGGCAATGTGATTATCCAGAATGGCCCGCAAGTCACCGCCGTGACCGACCGCGTCAAAGGCTGCAAAGCCGCATTGGCCGGCGCGCCGGACATCAAGGTGCTGTCCGATGACCAGGACGGCAAAGGCTCGCGCGAAGGCGGCTTGAACGTGATGCAGGGCTATCTCACGCGCTTCCCGAAAATCGACGGCCTGTTTGCGATTAACGACCCGCAAGCGATTGGCAGTGACTTGGCGGCCAAGCAACTGAAACGCAGCGGCATCCTCATCACGTCCGTGGACGGCGCGCCGGACATCGAAAATGCGCTGAAGACCGACACGCAAATCCAGGCCTCGGCCAGCCAGGACCCGTGGGCCATGGCGCAGACCGCTGTGAATGTCGGCAATGACATTCTCAACGACAAAGCCCCGGCCGAAGCGGTTACCCTGCTCACGCCAAAACTGATCACCCGTGACAACGTCGGGACGTACAGCGGGTGGTCGAGCAAACATTGATTCATTGAAGGGGAAAGCGTCGTGGTCACCATGGATGACGTGGCAAGCAGGGCGGGTGTGTCGACGTCGACCGTGTCTCACGTGTTGAACGGCACACGCAAGGTCAGCGCGGCCACGCTGCAGGCGGTAGAGCGCGCGATTCAGGAGTTGGGTTACATCCCCAACACCCTGGCGCGCTCGCTGGCCCGTTCGAGCACCAGCACGATTGGCGTGGCGATCTCGGCGCTGTCCAACCACTACTTCAGCGAAACCGTACACGCGATAGAAACCGAGTGCGCCAAACACGGCTACATGATGCTGTTTGTCGACCCCCACGACGACCCGGAGCAGGAGCTGCGGGTGGTCACCGCGCTGCATCATCGGCGCGTCGACGGGATTTTACTGGCCCCGTCCACCGGTTCAAAAGCCCTGGAATACCTGCAGACCAATGAGATGCCGACGGTGCTGGTGGACCGCATGATGAGTGAGCAATTTGACCAGATCGGGGTGGAGAATACCCAGTCCACCGAGGCCCTGGTCGCCCATCTGATTGAACACGGGCACCGCCGCATCGGCTTTATCGCCGGGCGTGCGGGCCTGGGTACGACCGATGAGCGCGCGGCCGGTTACCGTACGGCCTTGCAGGCAGCGGGGTTGGTGTTTGATCCGCAACTGTTGGTCAACGGCGGTTCCAACAGTGAGCCTGCCCGGCAAGCGACGGCGCAGTTACTGGCATTGCCGCAGCCGCCGACCGCGATCATGGCGGGCAATAACCTGATGACTTTGGGCGCCATGCACGCCCTGCGTGACGCGCAGATTGAAGTGCCGGGGCAGATCGCCCTGGTAGGTTTCGATGATTTTGACTGGGCGGATTTTTTCGTGCCGCGCCTGACCTTGATTGCCCAGCCCGTCAAGGAACTCGGCGCCCGCGCGGTACAGATGCTGCTACAACGCATGGCCTCGCCCGGCGCGCCGGTGCAAAGCGTACGCCTGGCGCCGCGCCTGCAATACCGTAATTCATGTGGCTGTATTTGATTGGAATGACCCCCGTATGAGCAGTCCTGTTTCCCTCGGTATTGATCTGGGCACCTCCGAACTCAAGGCGATCCTCATGGACGTCGACGGCGCCGTACTTGCGCATGCGGGTGTGCGCCTGAGTGTGTCGCGGCGCCATAGCGGCTGGTCCGAACAGGCGCCGGACGACTGGTGGCAGGCGTGTTTGCAGGCGCTTGAGCAGTTGCGCGCCCATGCGGCGTTCAGTCAGGTGGCGTGTATCGGGTTGTCCGGGCAGATGCACGGCGCGGTGCTGCTCGGTGCTGACGACCGCGTGTTGTACCCGGCGATCCTGTGGGACGACTCGCGCGCTGTCGCCGAAGCGGAGCAGCTTGGGCCTGGCTTTGCCGAGGTCACCGGCAGCCTGCCCATGGCCGGGCTCACCGCGCCGAAGCTGCTGTGGCTGCAAGCGCAGGAACCCGAGGTGTTCAAGGCGATTGACTGCGTGCTGTCGCCCAAGGATTACCTGCGCTTGCGCCTGAGTGGTGAGCGCATCAGCGAGATGTCCGATGCTGCCGGCACCTTGTGGCTCGACGTGGCGCACCGCGAATGGTTTGCGCCGATGGTGCGCGCCACCGGCCTTGCGCCTGCGCAGATGCCTCGGTTGGTTGAAGGCGGTGCGGCGAGTGCGTGTTTGACGCCGAGTGTTGCTGCAAGGCTGGGCTTGTCTGCCGAGGTGGTGATTGCCGGGGGCGGCGGCGATAACCCGGTGGCTGCCGTTGGCATCGGCGCAATCAATGCCGGGGATGGATTTATCACCCTGGGCACCAGCGCGGCCATCGTCGCCATCACCGATCACGCCGCCGGCAACCCGGCCAGCGCGGTGCACAGCTTCTGCCACGCGCTGCCCAATCGCTGGTACACCATGGGCGCCATGCTGGCCGGCGCCAGTTGCCTGCGTTGGGTCACGCGGCTGACCGGCAGCCAGAACGAACAAACCCTGCTGGATCAAGTGCAGGCGCAGTTGCCGATTGGGCAGCCCGTGCCGTTGGACACACCACTGTTTTTACCCTACCTCGCGGGTGAGCGTACGCCGCATAACGACCCGTTGCTGCGCGGCGGCTTTATGAACCTGGGCCACGATTGCACCCCGGCAATGCTCGGTTATGCGGTGATGGAAGGTGTGGGGTTTGGCTTGCTCGACGCCTTGCACGCTGTGCAGTCAGCCGGCGCCAGCGTCGGTGCCTGCGCCCTGGTGGGCGGCGGCGCGCGCAGCGAATACTGGGCGCAGTTGTTGGCGAATATCCTGCAACGGCAGATTTTTACCTTGCAGGGCAGCGAATTAAGCGCCTGCATTGGCGCGGCGAAGCTGGGGTTATTGTCGATCGGGCAGGGCGCTGACTTGTTGCAGGCGGGCATGCCGGTCAAGGCGCGGTATTGGCCTGATGTGAAGCAACAGCCGGTGCTTGAGGTGCGCTATCGCAAATTCCGGGGGTTGCTGGCGGCGGCGAAGGGGCTGCACGACTGATCAGGCGTCTTGTGGTCAGCGGGCGTTTTGTAGCCACAGGGCTTAATGTGGATAGTGGGTTTCCTGTGGTGAGCGGGTTTGTTGTGGCAAACGGGCTTGTTGTGGCGAGCGGGCCTATTGTGGTGAGCGGGGCTTGTTGTGGTGAGCGGGCTTGCCCCGCGTTGGGCTGCGCAGCAGCCCAAACCAGCCACTGCGGTTTCCCAGAGGAATTGAGTCGCCAGTTTTTGGGGCCGCTTCGCGCCCCAACGCGGGGCAAGCCCGCTCGCCACAACAAGCCAGCTCGCCACGACAAGCCCCGTTCGCCACAACCGCTGTAAGCTCCGGACTCACAGCCAGGCAGCATCCCACAACGGATAATCCCCAATCTGCTCGACCAGCCCCGCCCGCAGAGGGTTGGCGATCACGTAGCGCGCCATTTTTCGCAAGTCTTCATCGGCCCGCACCGCACGGTCGTGATAGCCGCGCTGCCAGAATCGCTCCCGGCTGCCTCGGGCTCGATTGATGCTTAGCGTACTGCGCGACTTGGTCCGTCGCATCACATCGGGCAGGGTCGAGTTATGCAGATCGAACAGCCAATGGAAATGATCCGGCATGATGACCCACGCCAGTGAATTGACTTGACCCGCGTCGTGGGTGCGTTTGAATTCGGCTACCAATAACCGCCCCAGTTCAAAACGGTTGAACAAGGGTTGACGCTGATGCACCACGGCGGTAACCAGATAAGCACGCCCTGGTTCTGAGTAGCGACCACGGCGTAACCGGTGAGAGTTTGGCTGACGAGACAATCCGTTGCTCCTTGCATGGATAAGAAGCTATGACGCTAGCAGCGCCGGTGGATTGGCCGTGTTGAGTTCGGTGTCTCCATATTTCCAGGGGGCCTATTGTGGTGAGTGGGCTTCCCGTCGCGAGCGGGCTTGTTGTGGCGAGCGGGCTTGCCCCGCGTTGGGCTGCGCAGCAGCCCCAAACCAGCCACCGCGTTTTCCCAGATGAATTGAGTCGTCAGGTTTCGGGGCCGCTTCGCGCCCCAACGCGGGGCAAGCCCGCTCGCCACGACAGCCCCGCTCGCCACAGGAAGCCCGCTCGCCACATCAGGCCTGCTCCCGCGAGTTACCCGACCAGGGTGCGCAGCACGGTTTCCAGCGAGGTGGTTCCCTTCAGCACTTGATCATGCTCGAAACAGATCCAGCCTTCGTTGAATCCATCGACCATGCGCATGCGCGGCAATGGGTTTTGTGCGCCCTGGCCGCGCAGCAATGCTTCCCAGGTATCGCGCTCAACCACTTCGGCGTGTACCTCGCGGCCAAGCAGGTGTGTCAGGGTTTGGGCGATGTCGTTCGGGCTGACCCACTGGCTTTCCAACTCGACCACGCGGTGGCCGGCCCAGTCTTGTTGCAGCAACTGCGCGGCGAGTGTGCCGATGTCGGCGGTGGCAACCATTGGCACGCGCTTGTCGAGCGGTTGCAGGAAGCTATGGATCACGCCGGTGTCGCGCGCGGTGGTGACATCGTACGCAGCGTTTTCCATAAACCAGCCGGGGCGCAGGAAGGTCACGGGGATGTCCAGGGCGCTCAACGCCTGTTCCATCAATGTGCGCTGGGTCAGCAGATTCAGTTCTGTGGCTTGCGCGCCGATGGTCGACAGGCACAAGACTTTTTCCGGCGCGGCAGCCTTGAGGGCCTGGCTGACGGCTGCAATTACGTTGCGCGCTTCCGGAAAACCAGGCAGTGGGTCGAAGCCCGGCGGCGGCAGGATAAAGACGCCGGTTGCGCCCTTGAATGCCTCCGTCAGCGCTTGGGCATCTTCCATCGCGGCAAACGCGATTTCGCACCCCTGGTCCGCCCAATAAGCCGCTTTGCCGGCGTCGCGAATCACCGCGCGAACGGGAAGACCTGCGTTAAGGAGATTGCGCGCCAAGGCGCCGCCGACTTTGCCTGTGATGC
The sequence above is a segment of the Pseudomonas sp. R76 genome. Coding sequences within it:
- a CDS encoding NmrA family NAD(P)-binding protein, translating into MYVITGITGKVGGALARNLLNAGLPVRAVIRDAGKAAYWADQGCEIAFAAMEDAQALTEAFKGATGVFILPPPGFDPLPGFPEARNVIAAVSQALKAAAPEKVLCLSTIGAQATELNLLTQRTLMEQALSALDIPVTFLRPGWFMENAAYDVTTARDTGVIHSFLQPLDKRVPMVATADIGTLAAQLLQQDWAGHRVVELESQWVSPNDIAQTLTHLLGREVHAEVVERDTWEALLRGQGAQNPLPRMRMVDGFNEGWICFEHDQVLKGTTSLETVLRTLVG
- the xylB gene encoding xylulokinase, translated to MSSPVSLGIDLGTSELKAILMDVDGAVLAHAGVRLSVSRRHSGWSEQAPDDWWQACLQALEQLRAHAAFSQVACIGLSGQMHGAVLLGADDRVLYPAILWDDSRAVAEAEQLGPGFAEVTGSLPMAGLTAPKLLWLQAQEPEVFKAIDCVLSPKDYLRLRLSGERISEMSDAAGTLWLDVAHREWFAPMVRATGLAPAQMPRLVEGGAASACLTPSVAARLGLSAEVVIAGGGGDNPVAAVGIGAINAGDGFITLGTSAAIVAITDHAAGNPASAVHSFCHALPNRWYTMGAMLAGASCLRWVTRLTGSQNEQTLLDQVQAQLPIGQPVPLDTPLFLPYLAGERTPHNDPLLRGGFMNLGHDCTPAMLGYAVMEGVGFGLLDALHAVQSAGASVGACALVGGGARSEYWAQLLANILQRQIFTLQGSELSACIGAAKLGLLSIGQGADLLQAGMPVKARYWPDVKQQPVLEVRYRKFRGLLAAAKGLHD
- a CDS encoding LacI family DNA-binding transcriptional regulator encodes the protein MVTMDDVASRAGVSTSTVSHVLNGTRKVSAATLQAVERAIQELGYIPNTLARSLARSSTSTIGVAISALSNHYFSETVHAIETECAKHGYMMLFVDPHDDPEQELRVVTALHHRRVDGILLAPSTGSKALEYLQTNEMPTVLVDRMMSEQFDQIGVENTQSTEALVAHLIEHGHRRIGFIAGRAGLGTTDERAAGYRTALQAAGLVFDPQLLVNGGSNSEPARQATAQLLALPQPPTAIMAGNNLMTLGAMHALRDAQIEVPGQIALVGFDDFDWADFFVPRLTLIAQPVKELGARAVQMLLQRMASPGAPVQSVRLAPRLQYRNSCGCI
- a CDS encoding ABC transporter substrate-binding protein, whose translation is MNFKRLFPVIALAAVMSNVVEARELKALGISMGSLGNPYFVTLADGATARAKELNPNVKVTSVSADYDLSKQFSQIDNFISSKVDLILLNAVDPSAMASAIKKARDAGIVVVAVDVDAKGVNATVQTDNVEAGKLACQFLVDKLAGKGNVIIQNGPQVTAVTDRVKGCKAALAGAPDIKVLSDDQDGKGSREGGLNVMQGYLTRFPKIDGLFAINDPQAIGSDLAAKQLKRSGILITSVDGAPDIENALKTDTQIQASASQDPWAMAQTAVNVGNDILNDKAPAEAVTLLTPKLITRDNVGTYSGWSSKH
- a CDS encoding REP-associated tyrosine transposase → MSRQPNSHRLRRGRYSEPGRAYLVTAVVHQRQPLFNRFELGRLLVAEFKRTHDAGQVNSLAWVIMPDHFHWLFDLHNSTLPDVMRRTKSRSTLSINRARGSRERFWQRGYHDRAVRADEDLRKMARYVIANPLRAGLVEQIGDYPLWDAAWL